The genomic interval agcaagatggggccaaagaagagagcctcggtaccgccggccaaggccggggagatgcgaaagaggaagtcctcttctgagGCGAGTCCCAGTACCCTgaagaaggtgagtgacccacccgagctcctcctcgtcttccccttgattccttcctcaagattcctgccctgtcctcacctggcacaacccccagcctggccctcaccgcttctcaggaaacgtccctgttcccagcctcctccaacCTCTCCCCTGACGcggacagagccccactgtgatctccctgttgCCCTTCCAGAtgcccaaggagggcaagagaggaaaagcaggtcctggagggagaggcgggaagaAACTTGCCactgggaaaaagatggcagccgtgggagcccctgaggcagggagcgggccagcaacacccgggcccagccagccgcTGAGCCAGGAGCTTCCTCCGTGCCAAGTGCCTGTGAAGGAGAAGCCAGTGGGCGagcccgacccactgagccaggagacccagctggaggatccactgagccaggagacccagctggaggagccactgagtgacgttaTCACCATCTCCAGCTCGTCGGATCCACCGAGTGACGTGATCACCATCTCCAGCTCGTCGGATCCACCGAGTGACGTGATCAACACCTCCACCTCATCCGTCAGCAGCGACTAAGTTCCGGCCCAGTTGCCGGGAGACCTCAGAGGTCTCACCAGtccggggggtgggggtgggtggtgcCCCCTTGCTGATGTCAATAAATCCAATGTGTTGCAAAATGATCCCAGTGACTGTGTTCTCTGAtgatggggagagagggagagctgTTGTGTGGGGAGGAACGGAGGGAGACAGAGGTGGTGTGTGGGGGcggacggagggagggagagagaggtggtggatgggggggatggagggtgggaggtagaggtggtgTGCAggggggtagggagggaggggaggagaggtgctgtgtgggaagagagaaaggaaagaaggaatgaatggGTAGTATGTGGGAAGGAAGTGATGTGAGGTCCTGGGGGGTTAATGTCAGAAGGACAGGTCACAGACAGACAGGAGGATAAGGATTGTGTCATGGCTGAGCACTGGAGACAAATTTCCCCTTCACAGGATGACTTCACTTCTTGTAAGGTTTCTTTCTTCATGCAATCTTGCTAGCTCATACACCAACTACCAAGAACTGTATTCTCCCTACTTAGGTTTCATTGTTAAAATACCTTTTCATTTATAGAAACGGATGAAACAATCGTTTCCATTGTCTTTCCTTTCAGTGTCACCTAAtacaattaagaagaaaaattcaaagtagaGCAAAACCTATCTACTTGGAAAAAGCCTTTTTATGTTTGCAACTGAGCAGACAGAAGGTACATTTTATATTGCCATACATTCGAAATATACAGGTCTTTTCTACATAGAGAATTTACTATATacagatatgtaaatatatatgtaaataaattatacaattatatttactatatacaaacatatattattcatatttattttgtaagatATATGAATATGCAAATATGGATtacatatttctatataaaaatatatgttagaaatacacatgtattttctatatatactagAACCTactgtatatttatacattaataggagtatttttatatttatatatagattaCCTACagaaatatctatatataaatatatatttacattgatGTATTATATGTaaccatttattttagaaagtaagtTTCTATGATTGTTGAAGCATGATtcacaggcaaaaagagaaaggaaattatcactttaagaagaataaagaacaaaattgtcATGATATAATACCCAGTTGTCAATAATTTCAATGAGAGAGTAATATAGAATATGAGAGGATTTATAGAAAAGACCTGTGCATTTCTAATTTGTATTTATGTAATCTATATTATATAAATGcacaagtcttttcttttttttttttttttttttttttgagacggagtttcgctcttgttacccaggctggagtgcaatggcgcaatctcggctcaccgcaacctccgccccctgggttcaggcaattctcctgcctcagcctcctgagtagctgggattacaggcacgcgccaccgtgcccagctaactttttgtaatttttagtagagacggggtttcaccatgttgaccaggatggtctcgatctgttgacctcgtgatccacccgcctcggcctcccaaagtgctgggattacaggcttgagccaccgcgcccggccaagtcttTTCTATATATAGAACTTACTACTGTATtcccaagtgtgtgtgtgtgtgtgtatatatatatgtaatctatatttttatatattcatataaatacaCAGGTTTTTATATAAACACAGATGTCTTTATACAGAAAAGACCCGTGTATttctaatgtgtatatataatttatatttatcccTATGCATTTgcatatataatatctatatatgtttatatttatatatgtatttttatatatttatatttatataggtaGATTTCATATAtagatgttatatataaatatattctatataaatatatacaaatataaaatatataaatataaatatgtattttatttaaagtaaatgttctgtatgtgattatttattttagaaggtAAGGTGTATTCTTGAAGCGTGGTTCTCAggcaaa from Callithrix jacchus isolate 240 chromosome X, calJac240_pri, whole genome shotgun sequence carries:
- the LOC128930597 gene encoding uncharacterized protein LOC128930597, with product MPKEGKRGKAGPGGRGGKKLAAGKKMAAVGAPESGSGPATPGPSQPLYQELPPCQVPVKEKPVGEPDPLSQETQLEEPLSDVMTVSTSSEPLSDVMTFELSKMGPKKRASVPPAKAGEMRKRKSSSEASPSTLKKMPKEGKRGKAGPGGRGGKKLATGKKMAAVGAPEAGSGPATPGPSQPLSQELPPCQVPVKEKPVGEPDPLSQETQLEDPLSQETQLEEPLSDVITISSSSDPPSDVITISSSSDPPSDVINTSTSSVSSD